In one Siniperca chuatsi isolate FFG_IHB_CAS linkage group LG14, ASM2008510v1, whole genome shotgun sequence genomic region, the following are encoded:
- the si:ch1073-224n8.1 gene encoding zinc finger protein 16, whose translation MTSRRTGYAGSMDSSPSNSGSSSVHSGNRKQSIINIPERTGVESCYDRKADKAGYGASQGSMTVTSLKSRLAPTIQTAMSAAVDTLLGEVVLVLNETQQELLHKEQENERLKVRLEVSERELKTLQECLCSAQKLIDQLQISYTGSQTISQSVFAPSLSSMASMASGLDRDHQNSRNVNGAGVDLGLGGSVDDSLHGFEPRDDYKMCQLSIQPDGSVTNHALDFTSNTSHMCSDSSRPDERQSQGPGGASRFEIKEEQGPASGSGQPSRKEPGLRNDNRVGDGERSSHNVGDLGYVQVGGEGGSQRAFTHPLRHQRPVRECSGALQQGGLDGQKQLARTSGAGRGDSVSPGRAEDSAGPSAPDTAVDPSGDRPHHCLECGKTFRLISSLKKHIRIHTGEKPYPCGVCGRRFRESGALKTHLRIHTGEKPYSCSECGNCFRHLDGLRKHRRTHTGEKPYVCAICGKRLSRLQHLKHHQLIHTGERPCCCPFCNRSFKEPAALRKHIRTHREEGGHMGIGASDDTDPDAMDDINNLHPAAPSPQMRFGEWGAEEDDSSVVDCV comes from the exons ATGACTTCCAGGAGGACAGGCTATGCTGGTAGCATGGATTCCTCTCCATCAAATAGTGGCAGCAGCTCAGTACACAGTGGGAACCGTAAACAAAGTATAATCAACATCCCCGAGAGGACCGGGGTAGAGTCCTGTTATGATCGGAAAGCAGACAAGGCTGGATACGGAGCTTCGCAGGGCAGCATGACTGTAACGTCGCTGAAATCCCGTCTCGCCCCGACCATTCAAACTGCCATGTCCGCTGCAGTTGATACTCTTCTGGGCGAAGTGGTGCTTGTGCTCAATGAGACTCAACAAGAGTTGCTACATAAGGAACAAGAGAATGAAAGACTCAAAGTGCGCCTTGAAGTGTCTGAGAGGGAGCTGAAGACTTTACAGGAGTGTTTGTGTAGTGCTCAGAAGCTCATAGACCAGCTTCAGATCTCATACACAGGCTCTCAGACAATTAGTCAGTCAGTATTTGCCCCATCATTGTCTTCCATGGCTTCAATGGCTTCAGGCTTGGACCGGGACCACCAGAATTCCCGAAATGTAAACGGAGCCGGTGTCGACTTGGGTCTCGGTGGCTCTGTGGATGACTCGCTTCATGGGTTTGAGCCAAGAGATGACTACAAAATGTGCCAGCTTTCAATCCAACCAGATGGCTCTGTGACAAACCACGCTCTGGACTTTACATCCAACACATCTCACATGTGCTCTGATTCCAGCAGACCAG ATGAGAGGCAGTCTCAGGGACCAGGTGGAGCATCCAGGTTTGAGATTAAAGAGGAGCAGGGACCAGCTTCAGGCTCTGGTCAGCCCAGCAGGAAGGAGCCTGGGTTGCGTAATGACAACAGAGTCGGGGATGGAGAACGATCTTCTCACAACGTGGGTGACCTTGGCTACGTTCAAGTTGGAGGGGAGGGAGGTTCCCAGCGTGCCTTTACTCATCCTCTGCGTCACCAAAGACCTGTGCGAGAATGCAGCGGTGCCCTGCAGCAAGGCGGACTTGATGGACAGAAACAGTTGGCTAGGACTTCTGGAGCTGGGAGAGGAGACAGTGTTTCaccaggcagagcagaggactcAGCCGGACCTTCGGCCCCTGACACAGCAGTGGACCCCTCTGGAGATCGTCCTCACCACTGCTTGGAGTGTGGAAAGACCTTCCGTCTGATCTCCAGCCTGAAGAAGCACATCCGCATTCACACCGGAGAGAAGCCCTACCCGTGTGGAGTCTGCGGTCGTCGCTTCCGCGAGTCAGGTGCGCTTAAAACCCACCTGCGCATACACACGGGTGAGAAGCCATACTCTTGCTCTGAGTGCGGAAACTGCTTCCGCCACTTGGACGGTCTGCGCAaacacaggcgcacacacaccgGAGAGAAACCCTATGTGTGTGCCATCTGTGGGAAGCGCCTGAGCCGCCTGCAGCACCTCAAACACCACCAGCTCATCCACACCGGAGAGAGGCCGTGCTGCTGCCCCTTCTGCAACCGCAGCTTCAAGGAGCCTGCAGCGCTGCGGAAACACATCCGCACGCACCGGGAGGAAGGCGGTCACATGGGAATTGGTGCCAGTGATGACACGGACCCAGACGCCATGGATGACATTAACAACCTCCATCCAGCAGCTCCGTCCCCTCAGATGAGGTTTGGGGAGTGGGGAGCTGAGGAGGATGACAGCTCGGTTGTGGACTGTGTGTAG